The Lacipirellula parvula genome window below encodes:
- a CDS encoding DUF1573 domain-containing protein yields the protein MFKKGLCVVLVGCLLGFAARWGAIAKYRLASEINPSHADYYKVICGPMSLSCAMARLGVNATAAQVAKTCRVTPYGVSLIDLADFAGGQSTIANTITELSWDDLRNINGVAVLFVNGDHYICVDPRVDNSDGSLRVYDGDAPARWCSRTELERIWTGKALVLEKRRPATPSDRPQLEWDECYIDHGLIPQGEAPVYAFEFHNRGCQDLIVQDIKVSCGCTKPTLSQKRVAPGETARIEVSLNLEGREGRVQQSVFVETNDPIIPISLLRVACATPRRRAISTEAMRFDDISRGGQLKQQFIVAAPGFEGIEVRNANFNLEGNAISDRDLSCSISWKPIRAATKMLSSRLGFAATPGDYLIEVAFEARNNCPIETFRGELVITVDSNAVPATHRVSIEGSVVQDAYAAPQVALITLGPGPNDGGAAEIRLRSRTHKRIQVNRINTGGVHALQIALKKGTGEREATYVVSTRLPKILPGDVPVSGEVVFELEGNSRVTVPVTIFRAPAIKLPEDRSNGSQAQ from the coding sequence GTGTTCAAAAAAGGTCTTTGCGTCGTGCTTGTCGGATGCCTGCTAGGTTTTGCCGCGAGATGGGGCGCAATTGCAAAGTATCGGCTAGCTTCGGAAATCAACCCGTCGCACGCAGATTATTACAAAGTGATCTGCGGGCCCATGAGCTTGTCATGCGCGATGGCGCGCCTTGGCGTGAACGCAACCGCGGCGCAGGTGGCAAAAACTTGTCGCGTGACCCCGTACGGTGTTTCCCTGATCGATTTAGCGGACTTCGCAGGCGGGCAGTCAACGATAGCCAACACCATTACAGAGTTAAGTTGGGATGACCTGCGCAATATTAATGGCGTTGCGGTCCTGTTCGTCAACGGCGACCACTACATCTGCGTCGATCCACGAGTCGACAACTCCGACGGGAGCTTAAGGGTCTACGACGGCGACGCTCCTGCTCGATGGTGCTCTAGGACAGAATTGGAGAGAATCTGGACGGGCAAAGCGTTGGTGCTGGAGAAGCGACGTCCAGCTACGCCGAGCGATCGCCCCCAACTAGAATGGGACGAATGCTATATAGACCATGGACTTATCCCCCAGGGCGAAGCCCCCGTCTATGCATTCGAGTTTCACAATCGCGGCTGCCAGGATCTCATAGTTCAAGACATTAAAGTGAGTTGCGGTTGCACCAAGCCGACGCTTTCTCAAAAAAGAGTGGCCCCAGGCGAAACGGCTCGGATTGAAGTCAGCTTAAACCTCGAGGGCCGGGAGGGTCGCGTGCAGCAATCGGTATTCGTCGAGACTAATGACCCGATAATTCCGATATCTCTTTTAAGAGTGGCATGTGCGACTCCCAGGAGAAGAGCGATCTCGACTGAGGCAATGCGCTTCGACGACATCTCGCGGGGCGGTCAACTCAAGCAACAATTTATCGTCGCTGCCCCCGGCTTCGAAGGCATCGAAGTGCGAAATGCAAACTTCAATTTGGAGGGGAACGCGATTTCCGACCGAGACTTGTCTTGCTCAATATCGTGGAAGCCTATCCGTGCAGCAACCAAGATGTTGAGTAGTCGACTGGGATTCGCGGCGACGCCTGGCGACTATTTGATTGAAGTGGCGTTCGAGGCGCGGAACAACTGTCCTATTGAGACTTTCCGCGGTGAGTTAGTAATCACAGTAGACAGCAACGCAGTTCCAGCAACCCATAGGGTTTCCATCGAAGGCAGTGTCGTTCAGGACGCCTACGCGGCCCCGCAGGTGGCCCTCATTACCCTCGGTCCTGGTCCTAATGACGGCGGCGCAGCCGAAATTCGTTTGCGGAGCCGAACGCATAAGAGAATCCAAGTGAATAGGATAAACACGGGAGGCGTTCATGCCTTACAAATTGCGCTGAAGAAAGGAACAGGGGAACGCGAAGCGACGTATGTCGTAAGTACGCGCTTGCCCAAAATACTGCCCGGAGATGTTCCAGTCAGCGGCGAGGTCGTGTTCGAGCTGGAGGGCAATTCGCGGGTGACTGTGCCGGTCACGATATTTCGTGCTCCCGCAATTAAACTTCCGGAAGATCGATCGAATGGGTCGCAAGCTCAGTGA
- a CDS encoding C1 family peptidase, producing the protein MSKFIPKGMGWIPDLPDPRDFTYRSTAVLPLLVRLNRTQSETLPDEVDLRRDEEVDYFTDVEDQGTLNSSAAFAVLSLIEYFERRVRGHTFEGSKLFLYKVTRNLRQKRPANCLGSHSREDTGADLRTTLKVMTRVGAPPEEIAPYEMERFDQEPSAFQYALARPLTDVRYFRLDEPTQDASILWEVITSFLSAGFPIAIGFPVPTSLTIDPDIPYRSSLERIRGGQAVVAVGYRKDHLGRGQHAILIRSSWGSHWGDGGNGWLPFTYLRNRMARDLWTLISPRWLEPGELLQPTVSTVR; encoded by the coding sequence GTGTCCAAGTTCATTCCAAAAGGCATGGGTTGGATTCCAGACCTGCCAGACCCACGCGACTTTACTTATCGAAGCACCGCGGTTCTACCGCTTTTGGTGCGGCTAAATCGCACGCAGAGCGAGACGCTACCCGACGAAGTTGACCTACGTCGGGATGAAGAAGTCGACTACTTCACCGACGTGGAAGACCAGGGGACGCTCAACAGCTCTGCCGCCTTCGCTGTACTAAGCCTGATCGAGTACTTCGAGCGTCGAGTACGTGGCCATACGTTCGAGGGCTCCAAGCTCTTTCTCTACAAAGTTACGCGAAATCTACGACAAAAGCGGCCGGCAAACTGCCTAGGGTCGCATTCTAGGGAGGATACCGGGGCCGATCTACGCACAACTCTCAAGGTGATGACGCGGGTAGGCGCCCCCCCTGAAGAGATCGCTCCCTACGAGATGGAGCGGTTCGATCAGGAACCAAGCGCGTTTCAGTATGCACTCGCCAGGCCGCTGACTGACGTCAGGTATTTTCGACTCGACGAACCCACTCAAGACGCTTCCATTCTGTGGGAAGTGATCACCTCGTTTCTGAGCGCGGGGTTTCCAATCGCTATCGGGTTTCCCGTTCCCACGTCGCTCACCATCGATCCCGATATTCCCTATCGGAGCAGCTTGGAACGTATTCGGGGCGGTCAAGCAGTCGTTGCGGTCGGTTACAGAAAAGATCACCTCGGACGGGGGCAGCATGCGATATTAATTCGCAGCTCATGGGGGAGCCATTGGGGAGACGGTGGGAACGGTTGGCTCCCCTTCACTTATCTGCGAAACCGCATGGCTCGCGACTTGTGGACGCTCATCAGCCCGCGCTGGCTCGAACCCGGCGAACTGCTTCAGCCAACAGTGAGCACAGTACGCTGA
- a CDS encoding tetratricopeptide repeat protein — MSQLSRLVDLPASKRKGEWKMAGREFSRLEECYARGSQLAHRERNYPYAHELFTQCVIAAPGNPQYADAFLQNLRRLFPRKQSPAWQAIAKRRNVPLKKKLAAGEWEDAMRLGIDLLRQDPWNVDVLRAMATSCEHLHCNESELVYLKQALNSAPRNVEVNRHCALSLARMGQFDQAIACWHRIESIAPRNREAAEMISRLCQERLRYPDGKPSVADAASRGSAPCAEEAAQAMEMAPVVLSPIETLERAIAQAPNASENYLRLAELHVERGRYLDAQSVLYRGISNCGEVAKLDELLELVGKRLKEQEIERQALEAMRIHANDIALPAIPWLELTLTGAIGLLILQFLPDVGTRILAAVNVAQWSRGTWAMANFYALFGLLLVRYRVELTSLWRER; from the coding sequence GTGAGCCAACTGAGTCGATTGGTCGATTTGCCGGCGAGTAAGCGCAAGGGAGAGTGGAAAATGGCAGGGCGTGAGTTTTCCCGCTTGGAGGAGTGCTACGCACGCGGTTCGCAACTGGCGCATCGTGAGAGGAACTATCCCTACGCGCACGAGCTGTTTACGCAATGCGTTATTGCAGCACCAGGAAATCCTCAATATGCGGACGCGTTCCTGCAGAACCTGCGCCGCCTCTTTCCCCGTAAGCAAAGCCCCGCTTGGCAAGCCATTGCAAAGCGCCGTAACGTTCCGCTCAAGAAGAAGCTGGCGGCAGGCGAATGGGAAGACGCAATGCGACTTGGGATCGACCTCTTAAGGCAAGATCCCTGGAATGTGGACGTTCTACGGGCCATGGCGACGTCCTGCGAGCATCTTCACTGCAACGAGTCCGAACTTGTCTATCTCAAGCAAGCGTTAAACTCGGCGCCTCGCAACGTGGAGGTAAATCGGCATTGCGCTCTTTCGCTAGCACGGATGGGCCAATTCGATCAGGCGATTGCCTGTTGGCATCGCATTGAGTCGATAGCCCCGCGCAATCGAGAGGCCGCCGAAATGATCTCTCGACTCTGCCAAGAACGATTGCGATATCCTGACGGTAAGCCGTCTGTGGCAGACGCTGCTTCTCGCGGTAGTGCTCCGTGCGCTGAAGAAGCGGCGCAAGCCATGGAAATGGCGCCTGTTGTGTTGTCGCCCATCGAAACACTAGAGCGCGCTATTGCCCAGGCCCCAAACGCTTCGGAAAATTATCTCCGTCTTGCAGAGCTTCATGTCGAACGGGGACGCTATCTGGACGCGCAATCGGTCCTCTATCGCGGGATCAGCAACTGCGGCGAAGTCGCTAAGCTGGACGAACTGCTTGAGCTTGTTGGGAAACGCTTGAAAGAACAAGAGATTGAGCGACAAGCTCTGGAGGCGATGCGGATTCATGCGAACGATATCGCTCTCCCAGCCATTCCTTGGCTAGAGCTAACGCTGACTGGAGCGATAGGACTTCTCATACTGCAATTTCTTCCTGACGTTGGAACCAGGATATTGGCTGCGGTAAACGTCGCTCAGTGGAGCCGCGGCACATGGGCGATGGCAAACTTTTACGCGCTCTTCGGCTTACTGCTGGTTCGATATCGAGTGGAACTGACTTCACTGTGGCGAGAGCGATAA
- a CDS encoding DUF1573 domain-containing protein, with the protein MKKYGATVGINRNIRCHLSFHLMVAIVTIACATGCTPSQQESLSAAKQLQTASLVCTEATWNLGEVLVKGKALDFTHVFHVENRSTKSIKLADVRSDCGCVVADDYESEIPPGHFTDISVTISVFGPPGGFRKTIMVIDDDTSQPPCALSIVGSRAVSDLLYCYPAKINFGRICRGDSKTKEILISRYDGSAVNFRTFVSDECRLKIDGKPTSLTRSDEILRRNCELIQVPLKLELDTEPVGLFKSKARILTESTDEGTAELEIELEATIIDKATPWVPSIFVGRLPADEIIERSLVAIDDLEQIPRIISASYSGDASMHTEVIDSNDLDSTKAPRVRITRIGVGSGNRLARGRLTIETSRSPDATPAVVEISAFLSP; encoded by the coding sequence ATGAAAAAATACGGCGCTACTGTTGGAATAAATCGCAATATAAGGTGCCACCTTTCTTTTCATCTCATGGTCGCGATAGTGACGATTGCGTGCGCGACCGGTTGTACTCCCTCGCAGCAGGAGAGCCTCTCGGCAGCTAAGCAACTGCAGACGGCGTCGTTGGTCTGTACTGAAGCCACATGGAACTTGGGGGAAGTACTGGTAAAAGGCAAGGCTCTCGACTTCACCCACGTTTTTCATGTCGAGAACCGTTCAACAAAGAGCATTAAGCTTGCTGATGTCCGATCTGATTGCGGGTGCGTAGTCGCCGATGACTACGAATCCGAGATCCCCCCAGGGCATTTTACAGATATTAGCGTCACTATTTCCGTGTTCGGGCCGCCGGGCGGTTTTCGAAAGACGATCATGGTGATAGACGACGACACTTCCCAGCCCCCCTGCGCGCTGTCGATAGTGGGCAGTCGAGCAGTTAGCGACCTTCTCTATTGTTATCCCGCCAAGATTAACTTTGGGAGGATCTGCCGCGGTGATTCGAAAACGAAAGAGATTCTAATCTCACGCTACGACGGCAGTGCGGTCAACTTTAGAACTTTCGTGAGCGACGAATGCCGCCTGAAGATCGACGGCAAACCAACTAGCCTCACGCGGAGCGACGAAATCTTGCGTCGAAATTGCGAATTGATTCAGGTGCCACTAAAACTCGAACTGGATACGGAGCCTGTAGGTCTGTTTAAATCCAAGGCTAGAATCCTCACGGAGTCGACAGACGAGGGCACAGCCGAGCTTGAGATTGAATTGGAGGCTACTATTATCGACAAGGCCACGCCATGGGTTCCGTCTATATTTGTCGGCCGACTACCCGCTGACGAAATTATTGAACGCAGCCTTGTGGCGATCGACGACCTTGAACAGATTCCGCGCATCATCTCCGCTTCGTATAGCGGCGATGCTTCAATGCATACTGAAGTTATCGATAGCAACGACCTCGACTCAACCAAGGCTCCTAGAGTTCGAATCACCCGAATTGGTGTTGGTTCCGGAAATCGCCTGGCCCGCGGGCGACTAACAATTGAAACGTCACGCTCGCCGGACGCGACGCCCGCCGTCGTTGAGATTTCGGCCTTTCTTTCTCCTTAA
- a CDS encoding IS3 family transposase (programmed frameshift), translated as MKKSQFTDQQIAFTVQQAEAGMAVEEVCRKPGITQQTFHRWKKKFAGLGVAEVRRLKLLEEENKKLKALVADLSLDKQILQDVLFKKALRPARRRELVREAEARYGISERKACRVLGCPRSSQRYRVQRDEQAALRMRLRELAAARVRYGYRRLHILMQREGWQINAKRVYRLYCEEHLGLRTRTPKRRVSCRTRVGRPAAEQINDCWAMDSMADELFDGRRIRVLTIVDHFSRESLAIEVGQRFRGQDVARVLMWIGAERGLPKTIRVDNGTEFTSKALDQWAYANSVQLDFSRPGKPTDNALIESFNGRLRAECLNENWFLSLEGAEEKISNWRTDHNEHRPHSVLGNLAPKEFASTCQACLAS; from the exons ATGAAGAAGTCTCAGTTCACGGATCAGCAGATTGCGTTTACCGTTCAACAGGCGGAGGCTGGCATGGCGGTGGAGGAGGTCTGCCGGAAGCCTGGGATCACCCAGCAGACGTTCCACCGCTGGAAGAAGAAGTTCGCGGGCCTAGGCGTCGCCGAGGTGCGGCGTTTGAAGCTACTGGAAGAAGAGAACAAGAAGCTGAAGGCTCTGGTAGCCGACCTCAGCCTCGACAAGCAGATCTTGCAGGACGTCCTGT TCAAAAAAGCTTTAAGGCCTGCTCGTCGCCGCGAATTGGTCCGCGAAGCGGAGGCCCGCTACGGGATCAGCGAGCGGAAGGCGTGTCGAGTGCTCGGTTGCCCGCGCTCCAGCCAGCGCTACCGAGTTCAACGAGACGAGCAGGCCGCGTTGAGGATGCGGTTGAGAGAGTTGGCGGCGGCCCGCGTGCGGTACGGCTACCGGCGATTGCACATCCTAATGCAGCGCGAGGGCTGGCAGATCAACGCCAAGCGGGTCTATCGGCTGTATTGCGAGGAGCACCTGGGATTACGGACGCGAACTCCCAAGCGTCGAGTCAGTTGTCGAACGCGAGTCGGTCGACCGGCGGCAGAGCAGATCAACGACTGCTGGGCGATGGACTCCATGGCTGACGAACTGTTCGACGGCCGTCGGATCCGGGTGTTAACGATAGTCGATCACTTTTCACGTGAGAGCTTAGCGATAGAAGTCGGCCAGCGGTTCCGCGGGCAGGACGTCGCTCGCGTGCTCATGTGGATCGGCGCCGAGCGCGGTCTGCCCAAAACGATTCGCGTGGACAATGGAACCGAATTCACCTCGAAGGCGCTAGATCAATGGGCCTATGCCAACAGCGTCCAGCTTGACTTCAGTCGTCCTGGCAAGCCCACGGACAACGCCTTGATTGAATCCTTCAACGGCCGGCTCCGCGCCGAGTGCCTGAATGAAAACTGGTTCTTGTCCTTGGAGGGCGCCGAAGAGAAGATCAGCAACTGGCGGACAGACCACAACGAACATCGACCTCATAGCGTCCTGGGGAACCTGGCCCCCAAGGAGTTCGCTTCAACTTGCCAGGCATGCCTGGCAAGTTGA
- a CDS encoding DUF1559 domain-containing protein, translating to MALTVVALRGFTLVELLIVIAIIGLLLQLTLPAVEMARESARGATCQNNLRQTAMAFQLHHGAQGHFPSGGWGFTWAPDPDGGSGKKQPGAWAYSLLPYCEQQQLHRLGAGASEADKRGANRRRIETPVAIYYCPSRRLPRAYRINTGIPHSLEPKGSDPLEVGGRIDYAANGGGKGYRYWKAGPETIAEADRYEFFDPADGFGVVYPRSEITFAQLVDGSSNTYLAGEKSLDTRRYTDGLSLGDDQGPFVSDDRDSVRYAGPGYALTPAQDAEEDNTTAFGSAHPSGFFMSFCDGSVQRIHYDVDSEVHAARANIAE from the coding sequence ATGGCGCTCACCGTCGTAGCATTGCGGGGATTCACGCTCGTTGAGCTTCTAATCGTTATCGCCATTATCGGGCTCTTACTGCAGCTAACGTTGCCCGCAGTAGAAATGGCGAGAGAGTCTGCGCGCGGCGCAACGTGTCAGAATAATCTTCGACAAACGGCCATGGCATTTCAGCTTCACCACGGAGCTCAAGGGCATTTTCCGTCGGGCGGTTGGGGATTCACTTGGGCTCCTGATCCTGACGGCGGATCCGGAAAAAAGCAACCAGGCGCCTGGGCGTACTCGCTGTTGCCTTATTGCGAACAGCAACAGCTCCATCGGCTTGGGGCGGGAGCCAGCGAGGCCGACAAACGGGGAGCCAACCGACGACGGATTGAAACGCCCGTCGCTATTTACTACTGTCCCTCCAGACGACTTCCGCGAGCCTATCGTATCAACACTGGCATTCCCCATTCGCTTGAGCCGAAGGGCTCTGATCCGTTGGAAGTGGGCGGGCGCATCGACTACGCGGCGAACGGCGGCGGAAAAGGATACCGCTACTGGAAAGCGGGGCCTGAAACGATCGCGGAAGCGGATAGGTACGAGTTCTTCGACCCTGCGGACGGGTTCGGCGTGGTTTACCCGAGGAGCGAGATTACATTTGCCCAGCTCGTCGACGGCTCATCGAATACTTACTTGGCCGGTGAAAAGTCTCTCGACACTAGGCGATATACGGACGGACTCTCATTGGGCGACGACCAAGGGCCGTTTGTGTCTGATGATCGAGACAGCGTGCGCTATGCTGGTCCCGGTTACGCGTTGACTCCCGCGCAAGACGCAGAGGAGGACAACACGACGGCTTTTGGCAGCGCTCATCCGTCCGGATTTTTCATGTCGTTCTGCGACGGATCGGTCCAACGAATTCATTATGACGTCGATTCCGAAGTCCATGCGGCGCGCGCTAATATTGCCGAATGA
- a CDS encoding DUF1559 domain-containing protein, whose product MPIRRALTLIEVLVVIAIIGVLIGLILPAVEMSRESARRTTCANNMRQLGIAAKLHLDAHQTFPTGGWGPGWMGDPDAGFGTRQPGGWVYNVLPFIEQQSLREQGTRQAQQEKRIAIAAVMATPLESFTCPSRRLPRPYPFQGDRTLKNAIAPEKCAKSDYAVNSKVSYEKSEVIASEVQLRGRGMSNTVFAGEKSVASDHYVDGAAAGDQRAMYLGACDDVGRAPGGNPRQDSGGGSGFGSSHPSGCNFVYCDGSVRYISYDESLE is encoded by the coding sequence ATGCCGATTCGCCGTGCACTAACGCTGATTGAAGTTCTCGTGGTAATCGCCATTATTGGCGTTTTAATTGGCCTGATTCTGCCAGCCGTGGAAATGTCGCGTGAGTCGGCCCGTCGTACCACATGTGCCAACAATATGCGGCAATTGGGTATAGCCGCCAAGCTCCATCTTGATGCGCACCAGACGTTTCCGACTGGCGGATGGGGCCCAGGATGGATGGGGGATCCAGACGCTGGGTTCGGGACGCGTCAGCCGGGGGGATGGGTCTATAACGTTTTGCCGTTCATCGAGCAACAATCGCTCCGCGAACAAGGAACTCGGCAAGCGCAACAAGAAAAACGAATTGCGATTGCAGCTGTGATGGCTACGCCGCTTGAAAGTTTTACTTGCCCTAGCCGTCGATTGCCTCGGCCCTATCCATTCCAAGGCGATCGAACTTTGAAGAATGCGATAGCTCCGGAGAAATGCGCCAAGAGCGATTATGCCGTCAATTCGAAAGTGTCCTATGAGAAGTCAGAGGTCATCGCCAGTGAAGTGCAGTTGCGCGGTCGAGGCATGAGTAATACGGTTTTTGCCGGCGAGAAGTCCGTCGCTTCGGATCACTACGTCGACGGGGCCGCCGCTGGGGATCAAAGAGCGATGTATCTCGGCGCCTGCGATGACGTCGGTCGAGCGCCCGGTGGAAATCCGCGGCAAGATAGCGGCGGCGGCAGCGGTTTTGGAAGCAGCCATCCGTCTGGATGCAATTTCGTCTATTGCGATGGATCGGTACGCTATATCAGCTACGACGAGTCGTTGGAATAA